Proteins from a genomic interval of Sphingomonas sp. Y38-1Y:
- a CDS encoding alpha/beta hydrolase: MKRVTFKNRSVDIVGNLHLPAGFDEGRPYPTLLLSTPGSSVKEQIGGIYASRLAERGFVALTFDPSFQGESGGEPRDLEDPAVRIEDIRCAVDFLMTQPFVDEERLGMLGLCAGGGYAIHAALTEYRFKAVGTVVANDLGAAFRGAQPHAELLDKIREIGRQRTAEARGAAHRRDPWIPDGMSEAKAAGITDPAVLEAVEFYRESEYRHPNSTNRLLFSSWARILSFDAFGLVPDLLIQPLQVVVGGRRGSTGQYEAGERLFERSPATEKDFFVVEGAGHYDLYYKPEYVDPAVERLAAFYRRHLG, translated from the coding sequence ATGAAGCGAGTGACCTTCAAGAACCGCTCGGTCGACATCGTCGGCAACCTCCACCTTCCGGCCGGCTTCGACGAAGGCCGCCCCTATCCCACGCTCCTCCTGTCGACGCCGGGAAGCAGCGTGAAGGAACAGATCGGCGGCATCTATGCCAGCAGGCTGGCCGAACGCGGCTTCGTTGCGCTGACCTTCGACCCGTCGTTCCAGGGGGAGAGCGGCGGCGAGCCTCGCGATCTCGAAGACCCCGCCGTCCGGATCGAGGATATCCGCTGCGCCGTCGACTTCCTGATGACGCAGCCGTTCGTCGATGAGGAACGGCTCGGCATGCTCGGCCTGTGCGCCGGCGGTGGCTATGCGATCCATGCCGCGCTGACCGAGTATCGCTTCAAGGCGGTGGGCACGGTTGTCGCCAACGACCTCGGCGCGGCGTTCCGCGGCGCGCAGCCGCATGCGGAGCTCCTCGACAAGATCAGGGAGATCGGCCGCCAGCGCACGGCCGAAGCGCGCGGCGCCGCGCATCGGCGCGACCCCTGGATCCCCGACGGCATGAGCGAGGCCAAGGCGGCCGGCATCACCGATCCCGCGGTGCTGGAGGCGGTCGAGTTCTACCGCGAGAGCGAGTATCGCCACCCCAACTCGACCAACCGGCTGCTCTTCTCGAGCTGGGCACGCATCCTCAGCTTCGACGCCTTCGGCCTCGTCCCCGACCTGCTGATCCAGCCGCTACAGGTCGTGGTCGGCGGCCGGCGCGGCAGCACCGGGCAATATGAGGCGGGCGAACGCCTGTTCGAGCGCTCGCCCGCCACCGAGAAGGACTTCTTCGTCGTCGAGGGCGCGGGCCATTACGACCTCTACTACAAGCCCGAATATGTCGACCCGGCGGTCGAACGGCTCGCCGCCTTCTACCGACGCCACCTCGGCTGA
- a CDS encoding CDP-alcohol phosphatidyltransferase family protein, which yields MPKIFIIFSSAATAETRVAGVPAAARAAQAIEALRASGDVDGCAIIAASGWSPSAEVVAECARLAPRLPVTFTGSARGEDVVRIRGERFVAAAARHAGDPRRDTILPALLSAMMNPSASPVDDAAGLADLRRAGRTILTMTGKAGDGIVSRYFNRPISRAISSVLLMVPGLTPTHASIGTAVLAIAMTLALVLGDGTGLIIGAILFQAASIFDGVDGEMARATARTSEEGATLDSVIDAFTNLGFLVGVTFNVGLAGDLSGALAGAIALVTVASGLWMMSVRVSASGEPLNFDIVKKHLRKNGDSHIVVEWLIHLTMRDFFAAASAMMIVAGLTHQLLIMFAAAALGWFAVTAATLHLASRRRSAPPLLEISECS from the coding sequence GTGCCAAAGATCTTCATCATCTTCTCCAGCGCCGCCACGGCGGAAACCCGCGTCGCGGGCGTGCCCGCCGCCGCGCGCGCCGCGCAGGCGATCGAGGCGCTGAGGGCGAGCGGCGACGTCGACGGATGCGCCATCATCGCCGCATCCGGCTGGTCTCCGAGTGCCGAAGTCGTCGCGGAGTGCGCGCGGCTCGCGCCGCGACTGCCGGTGACCTTCACGGGATCGGCGCGAGGCGAGGACGTGGTGCGAATCCGCGGCGAGCGCTTCGTCGCCGCCGCCGCGCGCCATGCGGGCGATCCGCGCCGCGACACGATCCTGCCCGCGCTCCTGTCGGCGATGATGAACCCGAGCGCCTCTCCGGTCGACGACGCCGCAGGGCTCGCCGACCTGCGCCGCGCGGGCCGCACGATCCTGACGATGACAGGGAAGGCCGGCGACGGGATCGTCTCACGCTACTTCAATCGCCCGATCTCTCGCGCGATCAGCAGCGTGCTGCTCATGGTGCCCGGCCTCACCCCAACGCACGCCAGCATCGGCACCGCCGTGCTCGCGATCGCGATGACGTTGGCGCTGGTCCTGGGCGACGGCACCGGCCTCATCATCGGGGCGATCCTGTTCCAGGCGGCCTCGATCTTCGACGGCGTCGATGGCGAGATGGCACGCGCGACCGCCCGCACGTCGGAGGAGGGCGCGACACTCGACAGCGTGATCGACGCCTTCACCAATCTGGGCTTTCTGGTGGGCGTCACCTTCAACGTCGGACTGGCCGGCGACCTGTCGGGTGCGCTTGCCGGCGCGATCGCGCTGGTGACGGTCGCGTCGGGCCTGTGGATGATGAGCGTGCGCGTCAGCGCGAGCGGCGAGCCGCTTAATTTTGACATCGTGAAGAAACATTTGCGTAAGAACGGTGACTCCCACATCGTGGTCGAATGGCTGATCCACCTGACCATGCGCGACTTCTTCGCGGCGGCGAGCGCGATGATGATCGTGGCGGGTCTGACGCATCAGCTGCTCATCATGTTCGCGGCGGCGGCGCTCGGCTGGTTCGCGGTGACCGCGGCCACGCTCCACTTGGCCAGCCGACGCCGATCAGCGCCGCCGCTGCTCGAGATTTCGGAATGCAGCTAG
- a CDS encoding glycosyltransferase family 1 protein: protein MPTVCIDCRYIGPRPSGIAEVVRGLIDHLPALAPDLHFRLLRHPAHPGALSRAPNVSEQVVAAAANGPATMWWLPRAADLSGVDLFHATFNTMPAGLGMPCVVTVHDIMRLTHPAWCRPGVRGGVERAFYGHGLRRAIRSADAIAAVSAATAAAIASYHSPAAARTAVTLSGVSDRFRPQPPEPERIATLGLSPWRPFVLTVGQHAPYKNQGAALRAFALAFADDPGIDLVLVQRQGAGTRPLERLARSLGIRDRVRFLPTVDADDLVALYGAARVLLHPSFAEGFGNPVAEAMACGCPVVTSTTSAMPEVAGGAALLADPHDPAAIARQLLAAVRDPVQAAAMREAGLVRARALRWRDFAAANLAIYRRVLSSHHRQGIAPAAPSMS from the coding sequence GTGCCAACCGTCTGCATCGATTGCCGCTACATCGGTCCGCGGCCGAGCGGCATTGCCGAGGTTGTGCGCGGACTGATCGACCATCTGCCCGCGCTCGCCCCCGACCTCCACTTCCGGCTGCTGCGCCATCCCGCGCATCCCGGCGCGTTGAGCCGGGCGCCCAACGTCAGCGAACAGGTGGTGGCGGCGGCCGCCAATGGGCCGGCGACGATGTGGTGGCTGCCGCGCGCCGCCGACCTGAGCGGCGTCGACCTGTTCCACGCCACCTTCAACACGATGCCGGCCGGACTGGGGATGCCGTGCGTTGTGACCGTCCACGACATCATGCGCCTGACCCACCCGGCCTGGTGCCGCCCCGGCGTTCGCGGCGGAGTGGAGCGCGCCTTCTACGGCCACGGGCTCAGGCGCGCGATCCGGTCGGCCGACGCGATCGCGGCGGTCAGCGCTGCCACGGCAGCAGCGATCGCGAGCTACCATTCTCCGGCGGCAGCGCGCACTGCCGTGACGCTGTCGGGCGTGTCCGACCGCTTCAGACCGCAGCCGCCAGAGCCCGAGCGGATCGCGACGCTAGGCCTGTCGCCCTGGCGTCCCTTCGTCCTGACCGTGGGACAGCATGCGCCCTACAAGAACCAGGGCGCGGCACTCCGCGCCTTCGCACTCGCCTTCGCCGACGATCCGGGGATCGATCTCGTCCTCGTCCAGCGTCAGGGCGCAGGCACCCGGCCACTCGAGCGGCTGGCGCGATCGCTCGGCATCCGCGACCGGGTGCGGTTCCTGCCGACCGTCGACGCGGACGATCTCGTCGCGCTCTACGGCGCGGCCAGGGTGCTGCTGCACCCCTCCTTTGCGGAGGGCTTCGGCAATCCGGTGGCGGAGGCGATGGCATGCGGTTGCCCCGTCGTCACCAGCACGACCTCCGCGATGCCCGAAGTCGCGGGCGGCGCGGCGCTGCTCGCCGACCCACACGACCCCGCCGCGATCGCGCGCCAGTTGCTCGCGGCGGTGCGCGATCCCGTCCAGGCGGCGGCGATGCGAGAGGCGGGCCTCGTCCGCGCTCGCGCGCTCCGGTGGCGCGACTTCGCCGCCGCAAACCTCGCGATCTACCGCCGCGTGCTTTCGTCACATCATCGTCAAGGGATCGCGCCGGCCGCTCCGTCAATGTCCTGA
- a CDS encoding CDP-alcohol phosphatidyltransferase family protein, with the protein MQLAAGGTLSGVRGDGSRDPRIEDVSNLYLIHPLARALLPTALRLGISANAVSLIGLALGAVAAASYAEWGSSAMALLGLVFSIGWMVADGLDGMVARATGTASATGRFLDGLCDHGVFILIYVTLAASIGSAQAWALAIVAGVCHAVQSSLYEGERARFHRRAKGLAQPALPVLTGNPLVRAYDRVATGVDRFALPFERRMASDADPVGFGRDYARRAAPVLRWMTPLSANCRVAAIFVACLAGDPALFWLFEIVILSPLAVITLAAHRRVERRFAALATIRPSPAPFAAAANKEPEYR; encoded by the coding sequence ATGCAGCTAGCGGCCGGCGGCACGCTTTCCGGCGTCCGCGGCGACGGATCGCGCGATCCCCGGATCGAGGATGTCTCCAATCTCTACCTGATCCATCCGCTCGCGCGTGCGCTGCTGCCGACGGCGCTGCGCCTCGGGATCTCGGCCAATGCGGTGTCGCTGATCGGGCTGGCGCTGGGCGCGGTCGCGGCGGCCAGCTATGCCGAGTGGGGGAGTAGTGCGATGGCGCTGCTCGGCCTCGTCTTCTCGATCGGCTGGATGGTTGCCGACGGGTTGGACGGCATGGTCGCCCGCGCGACCGGCACCGCCAGCGCCACCGGCCGCTTCCTCGACGGACTGTGCGACCACGGCGTCTTCATCCTCATCTATGTCACGCTTGCCGCTTCGATCGGCAGCGCTCAGGCCTGGGCGCTCGCAATCGTCGCCGGCGTCTGCCACGCGGTCCAGTCGAGCCTTTATGAAGGGGAGCGTGCGCGCTTTCACCGGCGCGCCAAGGGACTCGCCCAGCCGGCGCTGCCCGTCCTGACGGGCAATCCACTGGTGCGCGCCTATGATCGCGTGGCGACTGGCGTCGACCGCTTTGCGCTGCCCTTCGAGCGGCGGATGGCGAGCGATGCCGATCCGGTCGGCTTCGGCCGCGACTATGCCCGCCGGGCCGCGCCGGTGCTCCGCTGGATGACGCCGCTCAGCGCCAATTGCCGCGTCGCCGCGATCTTCGTCGCCTGCCTGGCGGGCGATCCGGCGCTGTTCTGGCTGTTCGAGATCGTCATCCTCTCTCCGCTCGCCGTCATCACGCTCGCCGCCCATCGCCGGGTCGAGCGGCGCTTCGCGGCGCTTGCCACCATCCGTCCGTCCCCCGCGCCGTTCGCGGCGGCGGCCAACAAGGAACCAGAATACCGATGA
- a CDS encoding inositol-3-phosphate synthase, with translation MNAIRIAVVGVGNCASSLVQGLEYYRAGSNNAVGLMHHEVGGYRPFDIKVVAAWDVDARKVGRDVAEAIFAKPNCTLAFAPNVPATGTMVRMGPVLDGVADHMAEHGEDRTFVVANDPEPSREDVVAALREAGVEVMLNYLPVGSQKATEFYAECALEAGVAFVNNIPVFIASDPVWAKRFEDAGVPIIGDDIKAQLGATIVHRVLTDLFAKRGVKLERTYQLNTGGNTDFLNMSNHRRLASKKISKTEAVQSVAAERLSDENVHIGPSDYVPWQNDNKVCFLRMEGSMFGGVPMNLELRLSVEDSPNSAGVAIDMIRCAKIALDRGLSGVIDPASAYFCKHPREQMTDDLAKAAVERFIEAA, from the coding sequence ATGAACGCCATCAGGATCGCCGTCGTCGGCGTCGGCAACTGTGCAAGCTCGCTTGTCCAGGGCCTCGAATATTACCGCGCCGGCAGCAACAATGCCGTCGGGCTGATGCATCACGAGGTCGGCGGGTATCGCCCGTTCGACATCAAAGTCGTCGCCGCCTGGGACGTCGATGCGCGGAAGGTCGGCCGCGACGTGGCCGAGGCGATCTTTGCCAAGCCCAATTGCACGCTCGCCTTCGCACCCAACGTGCCCGCGACGGGGACGATGGTGCGCATGGGCCCCGTCCTGGACGGCGTGGCCGACCATATGGCCGAGCATGGCGAGGACCGCACCTTCGTCGTCGCCAACGACCCCGAGCCCAGCCGGGAAGACGTCGTCGCGGCCCTTCGCGAGGCGGGGGTCGAGGTGATGCTCAACTACCTGCCCGTCGGCAGCCAGAAGGCGACCGAATTCTATGCCGAATGCGCGCTGGAAGCCGGCGTCGCCTTCGTCAACAACATCCCGGTTTTCATCGCGTCGGACCCGGTCTGGGCCAAAAGGTTCGAGGATGCCGGCGTGCCGATCATCGGCGACGACATCAAGGCACAGCTCGGCGCGACGATCGTCCACCGCGTGCTCACCGACCTTTTCGCCAAGCGCGGCGTCAAGCTCGAGCGAACCTATCAGCTCAACACGGGCGGCAACACCGACTTTCTCAACATGTCGAACCACCGCCGACTGGCGTCGAAGAAGATCAGCAAGACCGAAGCGGTCCAGTCGGTCGCCGCCGAGCGCCTGTCGGACGAGAACGTCCATATCGGCCCGTCGGATTACGTGCCGTGGCAGAACGACAACAAGGTCTGCTTCCTCCGCATGGAAGGCTCGATGTTCGGCGGCGTGCCGATGAACCTGGAACTGCGCCTCTCGGTCGAGGATTCGCCTAATTCGGCGGGCGTCGCGATCGACATGATCCGCTGCGCCAAGATCGCGCTCGACCGCGGCCTTTCCGGCGTCATCGACCCGGCCAGCGCCTATTTCTGCAAGCATCCGCGCGAGCAGATGACCGACGATCTGGCCAAGGCCGCGGTCGAGCGGTTCATCGAGGCAGCCTGA
- a CDS encoding polysaccharide biosynthesis/export family protein, which translates to MSPTSPRRGAALLACLLAGCTTMSASGPSSKAIVRASAPTDAQGISIVALDEAAAQRSASYARSQLFADVFGATAASGTVIGTGDVLDIAIWEAPPAVLFGATPPGAAIGGALAQSAGIPQQVVGEDGTVSVPFVGTLAVRDRTPQEVGRMIVQRLTGRAHSPQAIVRLAQNDSRAVTVMGEVGATRRVPLTPRGERVLDAVAAAGGSRQPIAKTTVQLTRGDRTAAMPLDVVMRDPAQNIVLRPGDIVTAVFQPYSFVALGAVGQNAEVPFEGGGITLAQALGRIGGLRDDRADVRGVFVFRLEQPDALDPAIATGARRTAAGLIPVVYRLDLGQGAAFFTAQDFGIRDRDVIYVSNAPIADLQKFLNIVSSAAFSVTGINNAVR; encoded by the coding sequence ATGTCGCCGACTTCGCCGCGCCGGGGCGCCGCGCTCCTGGCCTGCCTGCTCGCCGGATGCACGACGATGAGCGCGTCAGGCCCCTCGTCAAAGGCGATCGTCCGCGCGAGCGCGCCCACCGACGCGCAGGGCATCAGCATCGTCGCGCTCGACGAAGCCGCTGCGCAGCGATCCGCTTCCTATGCCCGTTCGCAGCTTTTCGCCGACGTGTTCGGGGCGACGGCGGCGAGCGGCACGGTGATCGGCACCGGCGACGTGCTCGACATCGCGATCTGGGAAGCGCCCCCCGCGGTGCTGTTCGGCGCGACCCCGCCGGGCGCGGCGATCGGCGGCGCACTCGCGCAAAGCGCGGGCATCCCGCAGCAGGTGGTGGGCGAGGACGGCACCGTCTCGGTTCCGTTCGTCGGAACGCTGGCGGTACGCGACCGCACGCCGCAGGAGGTCGGGCGGATGATCGTCCAGCGGCTCACCGGCCGCGCGCACAGTCCACAGGCGATCGTGCGGCTCGCTCAGAACGATAGTCGCGCCGTCACCGTGATGGGCGAAGTCGGCGCGACCCGCCGCGTCCCCCTGACCCCGCGCGGCGAGCGGGTGCTCGACGCCGTGGCCGCCGCGGGCGGATCGCGCCAGCCGATCGCCAAGACGACGGTTCAGCTCACCCGCGGCGACCGCACCGCTGCGATGCCGCTGGACGTCGTGATGCGCGATCCGGCGCAGAACATCGTGCTTCGCCCGGGCGACATCGTCACCGCCGTATTCCAGCCCTACAGCTTCGTCGCGCTGGGCGCCGTCGGTCAGAATGCCGAGGTGCCGTTCGAGGGCGGCGGCATCACCCTCGCGCAGGCGCTCGGTCGCATCGGTGGGCTGCGCGACGATCGCGCCGATGTGCGCGGCGTGTTCGTCTTCCGCCTGGAGCAGCCCGACGCGCTCGATCCCGCCATCGCAACGGGCGCGCGGCGAACGGCGGCGGGGCTGATCCCGGTCGTCTATCGCCTGGACCTGGGGCAGGGGGCGGCGTTCTTCACCGCGCAGGATTTCGGCATCCGCGACCGCGACGTCATCTATGTGTCGAACGCGCCGATCGCCGACCTGCAGAAGTTCCTGAACATCGTCTCGAGCGCCGCCTTCTCGGTCACCGGCATCAACAACGCGGTGCGCTGA
- a CDS encoding NTP transferase domain-containing protein yields MIRTAVILAAGEGSRLRPAARSKPLCPVAGRPLIDHALAGLATAGFERAIVVLGYRGDEVAQHLAARPQPLAVEIAWSDSCLPNGASVLAAAPLLGEDDAVLTMCDHLVDPALYRRVADCGAGRGLVLAIDRRIGHPWIDPLDVTRVETCGDRIVAIGKELVPYDAYDTGVFAIGGKLVAALRSDRPLSLSEGVRVLADRGEAGVIDVSDLDWIDVDDPRALDLAEAAWRARVRPAPAIRLGGPTTAPARAGSDRAVLPIARSSSATAYRATPPG; encoded by the coding sequence GTGATCCGCACCGCGGTGATCCTGGCCGCAGGGGAGGGGAGCCGCCTTCGTCCGGCGGCGCGCTCCAAGCCACTTTGCCCCGTCGCCGGCCGTCCGCTGATCGACCACGCGCTCGCGGGGCTCGCCACGGCGGGGTTCGAGCGTGCGATCGTCGTGCTCGGCTATCGCGGGGACGAGGTGGCGCAGCATCTCGCCGCACGGCCACAGCCGCTGGCGGTCGAGATCGCGTGGTCCGACTCGTGCTTGCCGAACGGCGCGTCGGTTCTGGCGGCGGCGCCGCTGCTCGGCGAGGACGACGCGGTCCTGACGATGTGCGACCATCTGGTCGATCCGGCGCTCTATCGGCGCGTCGCGGATTGTGGGGCCGGGCGCGGCCTGGTGCTCGCGATCGACCGCAGGATCGGGCATCCGTGGATCGATCCGCTCGACGTCACGCGTGTCGAGACGTGCGGCGACCGCATCGTCGCGATCGGCAAGGAACTGGTGCCGTACGACGCCTATGACACCGGCGTGTTCGCGATCGGCGGAAAGCTGGTCGCCGCGCTGCGGTCGGACCGCCCGCTCAGCCTGAGCGAGGGTGTCCGCGTACTCGCCGATCGCGGGGAAGCGGGCGTGATCGACGTCAGCGATCTCGACTGGATCGATGTCGACGATCCGCGCGCGCTCGACCTGGCCGAAGCGGCGTGGCGAGCCCGCGTCAGGCCGGCGCCGGCGATCCGTCTGGGTGGGCCCACAACCGCGCCAGCACGCGCCGGAAGCGATCGAGCTGTGCTGCCGATCGCTCGGTCTTCATCCGCAACAGCGTACCGTGCCACGCCGCCAGGATAA
- a CDS encoding glycosyltransferase family 1 protein — MKHVLIDGYNLGLEKGTGVATYARNLSREVGALGHRTSVLYGDRLPSPRQPLLREIAFFDAEAQPRRNRLRDAVGILSPAASRAEAIPLSGQVVTRQFAARLPHHDTLYSAPDFYRRAHGRFQAWEKSTAVQVPSRPDLAHWTYPLPVRVPGAANLYTLHDLVPLRLPYTTLDNKRRYLALIRMLARTADHLVTVSECSRRDIIELAGVAPDRVTNTYQSVDIPQRLLDLSEDQVAREVEGALGAPYKDYFLFWGSIEPKKNVGRIVEAYLASGVTTPLVVVGARAWRAEAELRLLDAFGAGKPIRGDVRRGRIIQLPYAPFGLLVSLIRGAKAALFPSLYEGFGLPVLEAMLLGTPVLCSNTSSLPEVAGEAALSVDPYDTAAIAAGLRALDADAGLRADLSTRGLAQAATFSPERYRARLDALYRRFL, encoded by the coding sequence ATGAAGCACGTCCTGATCGACGGCTACAATCTCGGGCTGGAGAAGGGCACCGGGGTCGCCACCTATGCCCGCAACCTCAGCCGCGAGGTGGGTGCACTCGGCCATCGCACGTCGGTACTCTATGGCGACCGCCTGCCATCGCCCCGCCAGCCGCTGCTGCGCGAGATCGCCTTCTTCGATGCCGAGGCGCAGCCGCGCCGCAACCGTCTTCGCGACGCGGTCGGCATCCTCTCGCCCGCAGCCTCGCGCGCCGAGGCGATCCCGCTCAGCGGTCAGGTCGTCACGCGGCAGTTCGCCGCGCGCCTGCCGCATCACGACACGCTCTACAGCGCGCCCGACTTCTACCGCCGCGCGCACGGGCGCTTTCAGGCATGGGAAAAGAGCACCGCCGTGCAGGTCCCGAGCCGACCCGATCTCGCGCACTGGACCTATCCACTGCCGGTCCGGGTGCCGGGTGCGGCGAACCTCTACACGCTGCACGACCTGGTGCCGCTCCGGCTCCCCTACACCACGCTGGACAACAAGCGGCGGTATCTGGCGCTGATCCGAATGCTGGCGCGGACCGCCGACCATCTCGTCACCGTGTCCGAATGCTCGCGACGCGACATCATCGAACTGGCCGGCGTCGCACCGGATCGCGTCACCAACACCTATCAGTCGGTCGACATTCCCCAGCGACTGCTCGACCTTTCCGAGGATCAGGTCGCGCGCGAGGTCGAGGGGGCGCTGGGCGCGCCGTACAAGGACTATTTCCTGTTCTGGGGATCAATCGAACCCAAGAAGAATGTTGGCCGCATCGTCGAGGCGTACCTCGCGAGCGGCGTCACCACGCCGCTGGTCGTCGTCGGCGCGCGTGCCTGGCGGGCCGAGGCGGAGCTTCGGCTGCTCGACGCGTTCGGCGCGGGCAAGCCGATCCGCGGCGACGTCCGCCGCGGCCGGATCATCCAGCTGCCCTATGCGCCCTTCGGCCTGCTCGTCAGCCTGATCCGCGGTGCCAAGGCGGCTTTGTTCCCCTCGCTCTACGAAGGGTTCGGCCTGCCGGTGCTGGAGGCGATGCTGCTCGGCACGCCGGTGCTGTGCTCGAACACCTCGTCCCTGCCGGAGGTGGCAGGCGAGGCGGCGCTGTCGGTCGATCCCTACGACACCGCCGCGATCGCCGCCGGGCTCCGCGCGCTCGACGCCGACGCCGGTCTTCGCGCCGACCTATCGACCCGCGGCCTTGCCCAGGCCGCGACCTTCTCCCCCGAACGCTATCGCGCGCGCCTGGACGCGCTCTACCGGAGGTTCCTGTGA
- a CDS encoding alpha/beta fold hydrolase, protein MSRRAVVQALVIAATVAGPAIAQARRDSDVPAFFVHGVPATHHLWSPVIDRLKRKDVIAIDLPGFGMPVPAGFDATKEAYVAWLIDRIEAVGTPVDLVAHDWGCTLALRAASLRPDLVRTWAAGGGAIDASYEWHALARVWQTPGAGEAFFADLDREAILTRWQAEGMSAELAGAMVARIDATMGECILRLYRSAIEVGREWQPDLAKVNAPGLVLHGADDQAVPIAFAEQLQADTRARKLIRLDCGHWFPVLRPDAVAAALEAHWAA, encoded by the coding sequence ATGAGCCGACGTGCGGTCGTGCAAGCGTTGGTCATCGCGGCGACCGTCGCCGGTCCCGCGATCGCCCAGGCCAGGAGGGACTCCGACGTGCCAGCATTCTTCGTCCACGGCGTGCCCGCGACGCATCATCTCTGGTCGCCGGTCATCGATCGGCTGAAGCGCAAGGACGTGATCGCGATCGACCTGCCCGGCTTTGGCATGCCCGTGCCGGCCGGGTTCGATGCGACCAAGGAAGCCTATGTCGCGTGGCTGATCGACCGGATCGAGGCGGTGGGGACTCCTGTCGACCTCGTCGCACACGATTGGGGATGCACGCTGGCACTCCGTGCCGCCTCGCTACGACCCGATCTCGTGCGGACCTGGGCGGCAGGCGGCGGCGCGATCGACGCCAGCTACGAGTGGCACGCGCTTGCCAGGGTCTGGCAGACGCCGGGGGCAGGGGAGGCGTTCTTCGCGGATCTCGACCGCGAGGCGATCCTGACGCGCTGGCAGGCGGAGGGGATGTCGGCCGAGCTCGCCGGCGCGATGGTGGCGCGGATCGACGCCACGATGGGCGAGTGCATCCTGCGCCTCTATCGCTCGGCGATCGAGGTCGGCCGCGAGTGGCAACCCGATCTTGCCAAGGTCAATGCGCCAGGCCTCGTCCTCCACGGCGCCGATGATCAGGCCGTCCCGATCGCCTTTGCCGAGCAGTTGCAGGCCGACACGCGGGCGCGCAAGCTGATCCGCCTCGACTGCGGGCACTGGTTCCCGGTCCTTCGTCCCGACGCGGTCGCGGCGGCGCTCGAGGCGCATTGGGCGGCCTAA